One Streptomyces sp. P9-A2 DNA window includes the following coding sequences:
- a CDS encoding ABC transporter ATP-binding protein, which yields MTEPRHDVGGKSSLEKGVGPAEVSGAGPAGEPILEVSGLVKHYPLTQGILIRKQVGAVKAVDGVDFVLGRGETLGIVGESGCGKSTVAKMLVHLEKPTAGTIRYKGEDITKLSGKALKAVRRNIQMVFQDPYTSLNPRMTVGDIIGEPFDIHPEVAPKGDRRRRVQDLLDVVGLNPEYINRYPHQFSGGQRQRIGIARGLALNPEVIVADEPVSALDVSVQAQVINLMDRLQAEFDLAFVFIAHDLSIVRHISDRVGVMYLGRIVEIGTDTQIYDHPTHPYTQALLSAVPVPDPTAREHRERIILTGDVPSPTNIPSGCRFRTRCWKAQARCAEEVPLLAVPEVFRKAGGPAAHDSACHFAEEKQVVP from the coding sequence ATGACCGAGCCGAGGCATGACGTGGGCGGGAAGTCGAGCCTGGAGAAGGGCGTCGGTCCCGCCGAGGTGTCAGGCGCCGGTCCGGCCGGGGAGCCGATTCTGGAGGTCTCCGGCCTGGTCAAGCACTACCCGCTGACCCAGGGCATCCTGATCCGCAAGCAGGTCGGCGCCGTGAAGGCCGTCGACGGGGTCGACTTCGTACTCGGCCGGGGCGAGACCCTGGGCATCGTGGGCGAGTCGGGGTGCGGCAAGTCCACGGTCGCGAAGATGCTGGTCCACCTGGAGAAGCCGACGGCCGGCACGATCCGCTACAAGGGCGAGGACATCACCAAGCTGTCGGGGAAGGCCCTCAAGGCCGTCCGCCGCAACATCCAGATGGTGTTCCAGGACCCGTACACCTCCCTCAACCCCCGGATGACGGTGGGCGACATCATCGGGGAGCCCTTCGACATCCACCCCGAGGTGGCGCCCAAGGGTGACCGGCGCCGACGGGTCCAGGACCTGCTGGACGTGGTCGGCCTCAACCCGGAGTACATCAACCGGTACCCGCACCAGTTCTCCGGCGGCCAGCGCCAGCGCATCGGCATCGCGCGCGGCCTGGCCCTGAACCCCGAGGTGATCGTCGCCGACGAACCGGTCTCCGCGCTGGACGTCTCCGTCCAGGCCCAGGTGATCAACCTGATGGACCGGCTCCAGGCCGAGTTCGACCTGGCGTTCGTCTTCATCGCCCACGACCTGTCGATCGTCCGGCACATCTCCGACCGGGTCGGCGTGATGTACCTGGGCCGGATCGTCGAGATCGGCACCGACACCCAGATCTACGACCACCCGACCCACCCGTACACGCAGGCACTCCTGTCCGCCGTCCCCGTACCGGACCCGACGGCGCGGGAACACCGTGAGCGGATCATCCTCACCGGCGACGTCCCGTCCCCCACCAACATCCCCTCCGGCTGCCGCTTCCGCACCCGCTGCTGGAAGGCGCAGGCGCGCTGCGCCGAGGAGGTACCGCTGCTGGCGGTCCCCGAGGTGTTCCGCAAGGCCGGAGGCCCGGCGGCCCACGACTCGGCGTGCCACTTCGCGGAGGAGAAGCAGGTGGTCCCGTAA
- a CDS encoding ABC-F family ATP-binding cassette domain-containing protein: MSVPVAAGGSAHVRAEGVTVTRGSRRVLNGVSVTVSARSRIAVVGENGQGKTTLLHVLAGLLAPDEGSVHRAGTIGLARQELSARDGETVGTLTSEALAPSLAALRALDEAALALTEGEDPAADDLYAAALDTATRLDAWDAERRVDVALEALGACTDRDRPLSTLSVGQRYRVRLACLLGALHDILLLDEPSNHLDAGGLDFLTRRLREHAGGLAVVSHDRALLRDVADRFLDLDPSRDGKPRLYAGGYDAWQDARRRERERWEQEYAEQQDEHRRLKDAVSKARDRLSTGWRPDKGTGKHQRQSRAPGVVQALNRQQDALDAHRIDVPEPPSVLRRPDPGVRPGAPLLRAHGVAVDGRLAGPVDLTLDGGDRLLVTGPNGAGKSTLLAVLAGALDPTQGHVRAAKGARVVRVAQETAAQDPGLTAREVHARHVGRLVARGLLRDADAVPLGALGLLDPDALRTPVGRMSQGQRRRLDLALALAGRPGLLLLDEPTNHLSSTLVDELTDAIRATSAAVVVATHDRQLLRDLAHWPRLEVTALQDREDRQDLMPDPA, translated from the coding sequence ATGTCCGTGCCCGTCGCGGCGGGCGGCAGTGCGCACGTCCGTGCCGAGGGCGTCACCGTCACCCGTGGGTCGCGCCGCGTCCTGAACGGCGTCTCGGTCACCGTCTCCGCCCGGTCACGGATCGCCGTCGTCGGCGAGAACGGGCAGGGCAAGACGACGCTGCTGCACGTCCTGGCCGGGCTGCTCGCGCCCGACGAGGGCTCCGTGCACCGGGCCGGCACCATCGGCCTGGCCCGCCAGGAACTGTCCGCGCGGGACGGCGAGACCGTCGGCACCCTGACCTCCGAGGCGCTGGCCCCGTCCCTCGCCGCCCTGCGCGCACTGGACGAGGCCGCCCTCGCCCTGACCGAGGGCGAGGACCCCGCCGCCGACGACCTCTACGCCGCCGCGCTCGACACCGCCACCCGACTCGACGCGTGGGACGCGGAACGCCGTGTCGACGTCGCCCTCGAAGCCCTCGGCGCCTGCACCGACCGCGACCGCCCCCTGTCGACGCTGTCGGTCGGGCAGCGCTACCGGGTCCGGCTGGCCTGCCTGCTCGGCGCGCTCCACGACATCCTGCTGCTTGACGAGCCGTCCAACCACCTCGACGCGGGAGGCCTGGACTTCCTGACCCGCAGGCTGCGCGAGCACGCCGGCGGTCTCGCCGTCGTCAGCCACGACCGGGCGCTGCTGCGGGACGTCGCGGACCGGTTCCTCGACCTCGACCCATCCCGCGACGGGAAGCCCCGCCTGTACGCCGGCGGCTACGACGCCTGGCAGGACGCCCGGCGCCGTGAGCGCGAGCGCTGGGAGCAGGAGTACGCGGAACAGCAGGACGAGCACCGGCGGCTGAAGGATGCCGTGTCCAAGGCACGCGACCGGCTTTCCACCGGCTGGCGCCCGGACAAGGGAACCGGCAAACACCAGCGGCAGTCCCGCGCACCGGGCGTGGTGCAGGCCCTGAACCGGCAGCAGGACGCCCTGGACGCACACCGCATCGACGTGCCGGAGCCGCCGTCCGTGCTGCGCCGGCCGGACCCGGGCGTCCGGCCGGGCGCGCCCCTGCTGCGGGCGCACGGCGTCGCGGTCGACGGGCGACTGGCCGGCCCCGTCGATCTCACCCTCGACGGCGGTGACCGGCTGCTCGTCACCGGACCGAACGGTGCCGGGAAGTCCACGCTGCTCGCCGTGCTGGCCGGTGCGCTCGACCCCACTCAGGGGCACGTCCGGGCGGCCAAGGGGGCACGGGTCGTGCGCGTCGCCCAGGAGACCGCCGCGCAGGACCCCGGCCTCACCGCCCGGGAGGTGCACGCCCGCCATGTGGGGCGGCTGGTGGCGCGCGGCCTGCTCCGCGACGCCGACGCCGTCCCACTCGGGGCACTCGGGCTGCTGGACCCCGACGCGCTGCGCACGCCGGTCGGGCGGATGTCGCAGGGGCAGCGGCGGCGGCTCGACCTGGCCCTGGCGCTGGCCGGGCGGCCGGGGTTGCTCCTGCTCGACGAGCCGACCAACCACTTGTCGTCGACGCTGGTCGACGAGCTGACCGACGCGATCCGCGCCACCAGCGCCGCCGTCGTCGTCGCGACGCACGACCGGCAACTGCTCCGCGACCTCGCCCACTGGCCACGACTGGAGGTGACCGCACTCCAGGACCGGGAGGACCGACAGGACCTGATGCCCGATCCGGCCTGA
- a CDS encoding ABC transporter ATP-binding protein, with the protein MAELSKNDAPVDATPNVSEVEVVEAGTEAEEVAALEVPVERGEPILQVRNLVKHFPLTQGILFRKQVGAVKAVDGISFDLYQGETLGIVGESGCGKSTVARLLMNLERATAGEIFYKGQDITRLSGRALKAVRRNIQMVFQDPYTSLNPRMTVGDIIGEPFDIHPEVAPKGDRRKKVQDLLDVVGLNPEYINRYPHQFSGGQRQRIGIARGLALNPEIIICDEPVSALDVSVQAQVINLMEGLQDEFNLSYLFIAHDLSIVRHISDRVGVMYLGKMAEIGTDTQIYDHPTHPYTQALLSAVPVPDPAARENRERIILTGDVPSPANPPSGCRFRTRCWKAQDKCAEEVPLLAVPERFKSSDTPAAHESACHFAEEKDVVHAS; encoded by the coding sequence ATGGCTGAGCTCAGCAAGAACGACGCGCCGGTCGACGCCACGCCGAACGTCTCCGAGGTGGAGGTCGTCGAGGCCGGGACCGAGGCGGAGGAAGTCGCCGCACTCGAGGTGCCGGTCGAGCGCGGTGAGCCGATCCTCCAGGTGCGCAACCTGGTGAAGCACTTCCCGCTCACGCAGGGCATCCTGTTCAGGAAGCAGGTCGGCGCGGTCAAGGCCGTGGACGGCATCTCCTTCGACCTGTACCAGGGCGAGACGCTGGGCATCGTGGGCGAGTCGGGCTGCGGCAAGTCCACGGTGGCCAGGCTCCTGATGAACCTGGAGCGGGCGACCGCCGGCGAGATCTTCTACAAGGGCCAGGACATCACCCGGCTGTCCGGGCGGGCGCTGAAGGCGGTCCGCCGCAACATCCAGATGGTGTTCCAGGACCCGTACACCTCCCTCAACCCCCGGATGACGGTGGGCGACATCATCGGGGAGCCCTTCGACATCCACCCCGAGGTGGCACCGAAGGGCGACCGGCGCAAGAAGGTCCAGGACCTGCTGGACGTGGTCGGGCTCAACCCGGAGTACATCAACCGGTATCCGCACCAGTTCTCCGGCGGCCAGCGCCAGCGCATCGGCATCGCCCGCGGCCTGGCCCTGAACCCCGAGATCATCATCTGCGACGAGCCGGTCTCCGCGCTGGACGTCTCCGTCCAGGCCCAGGTCATCAACCTGATGGAGGGACTGCAGGACGAGTTCAACCTGTCCTACCTCTTCATCGCGCACGACCTGTCGATCGTCCGGCACATCTCCGACCGGGTCGGCGTGATGTACCTCGGCAAGATGGCCGAGATCGGCACCGACACCCAGATCTACGACCACCCGACGCACCCCTACACCCAGGCGCTGCTGTCGGCGGTCCCGGTGCCGGACCCGGCGGCCCGGGAGAACCGCGAACGGATCATTCTCACCGGTGACGTGCCGTCGCCGGCCAACCCGCCGTCGGGCTGCCGCTTCCGCACCCGCTGCTGGAAGGCGCAGGACAAGTGCGCCGAGGAGGTCCCGCTGCTGGCGGTCCCCGAGCGCTTCAAGAGCTCGGACACCCCGGCGGCCCACGAATCGGCCTGCCACTTCGCCGAGGAGAAGGACGTCGTCCACGCGTCCTGA
- a CDS encoding ABC transporter permease: MPEKTAEPAKTAEVPATAAVPVPAAGLDAGPSPDKSRSLWSDAWHDLRRQPMFLASSVLILLLLVMAIAPGLFTSASPRDADLAAHYLQPPNWSHFFAEDWLGYDGQGRSIYARIVYGARASILVGVGVTVLVTLFGTVVGMIAGYFGGWIDSLLSRVTDVFFGIPFLLGALVVLTTFENRTVWVVILALAFLGWTQIARIARGAVITVKQADYVVAAKALGASTGRIMFRHILPNALASIIVVATIALGGYIAAEATLSFLGVGLAEPTVSWGVDVATGREQLRNAPFTLIVPSVMVSITVLSFLMFGDAVRNALDPKLR; encoded by the coding sequence ATGCCTGAGAAGACCGCCGAACCCGCGAAGACCGCCGAGGTCCCGGCCACCGCGGCCGTCCCCGTGCCGGCCGCCGGCCTGGACGCGGGCCCCTCGCCTGACAAGTCGCGCAGCCTGTGGAGCGACGCCTGGCACGACCTGCGGCGTCAGCCCATGTTCCTGGCGTCCTCCGTGCTCATCCTGCTGCTTCTGGTGATGGCGATCGCGCCGGGTCTGTTCACGAGCGCCTCACCGCGCGACGCGGACCTGGCCGCCCACTACCTGCAGCCGCCGAACTGGAGCCACTTCTTCGCCGAGGACTGGCTCGGCTACGACGGGCAGGGCCGCTCGATCTACGCGCGTATCGTCTACGGCGCCCGCGCGTCGATCCTCGTCGGTGTCGGCGTCACCGTCCTGGTGACCTTGTTCGGTACGGTCGTCGGCATGATCGCCGGTTACTTCGGCGGTTGGATAGACAGCCTGCTGTCGCGCGTCACCGATGTCTTCTTCGGCATCCCGTTCCTGCTGGGCGCCCTGGTCGTCCTCACGACGTTCGAGAACCGCACCGTCTGGGTCGTGATCCTGGCCCTGGCCTTTCTCGGCTGGACCCAGATCGCACGTATCGCCCGCGGCGCGGTGATCACTGTCAAGCAGGCCGACTACGTTGTCGCCGCCAAAGCGCTGGGAGCCTCCACCGGCCGCATCATGTTCCGGCACATCCTGCCGAACGCGCTCGCGTCCATCATCGTCGTCGCGACCATCGCCCTGGGCGGATACATCGCGGCCGAGGCCACACTCTCCTTCCTCGGCGTGGGTCTCGCCGAACCCACCGTCTCGTGGGGCGTGGACGTGGCCACGGGCCGCGAGCAGTTGCGCAACGCACCGTTCACACTCATCGTCCCCTCGGTGATGGTCTCGATCACGGTGCTCTCGTTCCTCATGTTCGGCGATGCGGTACGCAACGCCCTCGACCCCAAGCTGCGCTGA
- a CDS encoding ABC transporter permease, whose protein sequence is MGRYVVRRLLQMIPVFIGATMLIFLMVNVMGDPIAGLCGERKCDPATTARLKKEFGLDKPLWQQYLTYMGNVFTGDFGTAFNGQKVTELMATAFPVTIRLTLIAILFEIVIGIALGVVTGLRRGRPVDTGVLLLTLVVISVPTFVTGLLLQLLLGVQWGWISPSVSSEAPFDELIVPGLVLASVSLAYVTRLTRTSIAENRRSDYVRTAIAKGLPRHRVITRHLLRNSLIPVVTFIGADIGFLMGGAIVTERIFNIHGVGYQIYQGILRQNTQTVVGFVTVLVLVFLVANLVVDLLYAVLDPRIRYA, encoded by the coding sequence GTGGGACGCTACGTCGTCCGGCGTCTGCTCCAGATGATCCCGGTGTTCATCGGGGCCACGATGCTGATCTTCCTGATGGTGAACGTGATGGGCGACCCCATCGCGGGCCTCTGCGGCGAGCGGAAGTGCGATCCGGCGACGACAGCCCGGCTGAAGAAGGAGTTCGGCCTCGACAAGCCCCTCTGGCAGCAGTACCTGACCTACATGGGGAACGTCTTCACCGGCGACTTCGGTACGGCGTTCAACGGCCAGAAGGTCACCGAGCTGATGGCGACCGCGTTCCCCGTGACCATCCGGCTCACGCTCATCGCGATCCTCTTCGAGATCGTCATCGGCATCGCCCTCGGCGTGGTCACCGGACTGCGCCGGGGACGCCCCGTCGACACCGGTGTCCTGCTACTCACCCTCGTTGTCATCTCCGTGCCCACCTTCGTCACCGGTCTGCTGCTCCAGCTGCTGCTGGGGGTGCAGTGGGGATGGATCAGTCCGTCGGTCTCCTCCGAGGCCCCGTTCGACGAGCTGATCGTGCCCGGCCTGGTGCTGGCCTCCGTCTCCCTCGCCTACGTCACCCGGCTGACCCGCACCTCCATCGCCGAGAACCGGCGCTCCGACTACGTCCGCACCGCCATCGCCAAGGGGCTGCCCCGGCACCGGGTGATCACCCGGCACCTGCTGCGCAACTCCCTCATCCCGGTGGTCACCTTCATCGGCGCCGACATCGGCTTCCTCATGGGCGGCGCGATCGTCACCGAGCGGATCTTCAACATCCACGGCGTCGGCTACCAGATCTACCAGGGCATCCTGCGGCAGAACACCCAGACCGTCGTCGGCTTCGTGACCGTCCTCGTGCTGGTCTTCCTGGTCGCCAACCTCGTCGTCGACCTTCTGTACGCCGTTCTCGACCCGAGGATCCGCTATGCCTGA
- a CDS encoding ABC transporter ATP-binding protein: protein MLLEVRDLHVEFHTRDGVAKAVNGVSYGVDEGETLAVLGESGSGKSVTAQAIMGILDTPPGRITGGEVVFQGRDLLTLKEEQRRKVRGAEMAMIFQDALSSLNPVISVGDQLGEMFVVHQGMSKKDARTKAVELMDRVRIPAARERVRQYPHQFSGGMRQRIMIAMALALEPALIIADEPTTALDVTVQAQVMELLAELQREYRMGLILITHDLGVVADVADRIAVMYAGRIVESAPVHDIYKAPAHPYTRGLLDSIPRLDQKGRELYAIKGLPPNLMNIPPGCAFHPRCPMAQDICRTDEPPLYEVTESDADRGSACHFWRECLLDISPS, encoded by the coding sequence ATGCTGCTCGAAGTGCGTGACCTGCACGTGGAGTTCCACACCCGGGACGGCGTCGCCAAGGCCGTCAACGGCGTCAGCTACGGCGTCGACGAGGGGGAGACGCTCGCGGTGCTCGGTGAGTCCGGCTCCGGCAAGTCGGTGACCGCGCAGGCGATCATGGGCATCCTCGACACGCCGCCCGGCCGGATCACCGGCGGCGAGGTCGTCTTCCAGGGCCGCGACCTCCTGACCCTCAAGGAGGAGCAGCGCCGCAAGGTCCGGGGCGCCGAGATGGCGATGATCTTCCAGGACGCGCTGTCCTCCCTCAACCCGGTGATCTCCGTGGGCGACCAGCTCGGCGAGATGTTCGTCGTGCACCAGGGCATGTCGAAGAAGGACGCGCGGACCAAGGCCGTCGAGCTGATGGACCGGGTGCGTATCCCCGCCGCCCGGGAGCGGGTGCGGCAGTACCCGCACCAGTTCTCCGGCGGCATGCGCCAGCGCATCATGATCGCCATGGCACTGGCCCTGGAACCGGCCCTGATCATCGCCGACGAACCGACCACCGCCCTCGACGTCACCGTCCAGGCCCAGGTCATGGAGCTCCTCGCGGAACTCCAGCGCGAGTACCGCATGGGGCTCATCCTCATCACCCACGACCTCGGCGTGGTCGCCGACGTCGCCGACCGGATCGCCGTCATGTACGCGGGGCGGATCGTCGAGTCGGCCCCCGTGCACGACATCTACAAGGCCCCCGCCCACCCGTACACCCGGGGCCTGCTGGACTCCATCCCCCGCCTCGACCAGAAGGGCCGGGAGCTCTACGCCATCAAGGGCCTGCCGCCCAACCTCATGAACATCCCGCCCGGCTGCGCCTTCCACCCCCGCTGCCCGATGGCCCAGGACATCTGCCGCACCGACGAGCCGCCGCTGTACGAGGTCACCGAGTCGGACGCCGACCGCGGCAGCGCCTGCCACTTCTGGAGGGAGTGCCTGCTTGACATCTCTCCCAGCTGA
- a CDS encoding ABC transporter permease: MPEQHFDPDRAIAGTGMGGTMDLGVDEAETLEKAPGGPDGTGPQGKPRSLWSDAWRDLRRNPVFIVSSLVILFLIVISLWPSLIASGSPLKCDLAKAQEGSQPGYPFGFNGQGCDVYTRTVYGARTSVTVGVCATLGVAVLGSVLGALAGFFGGVGDSVLSRITDVFFAIPVVLGGLVLLSVVTSSSVWPVIGFMVLLGWPQLSRIARGSVITAKQNDYVQAARALGASNSRLVLRHIAPNAVAPVIVVATIALGTYISLEATLSYLGVGLKPPSVSWGIDISAASPYIRNAPHALLWPSGALAITVLAFIMLGDAVRDALDPKLR, encoded by the coding sequence ATGCCTGAACAGCACTTCGACCCCGACCGCGCCATCGCGGGGACCGGCATGGGCGGCACCATGGACCTGGGCGTCGACGAGGCCGAGACCCTCGAGAAGGCCCCGGGCGGCCCGGACGGCACCGGCCCGCAGGGCAAGCCGCGCTCCCTGTGGTCGGACGCCTGGCGCGACCTGCGCCGCAACCCCGTCTTCATCGTCTCCTCCCTGGTGATCCTCTTCCTGATCGTCATCTCCCTGTGGCCCTCGCTGATCGCCTCCGGCAGCCCGCTCAAGTGCGACCTGGCCAAGGCCCAGGAGGGCTCCCAGCCCGGCTACCCCTTCGGCTTCAACGGGCAGGGCTGCGACGTGTACACCCGTACCGTCTACGGCGCCCGTACGTCCGTCACGGTCGGGGTCTGCGCCACGCTCGGGGTCGCGGTCCTCGGCAGCGTCCTGGGCGCGCTGGCCGGCTTCTTCGGCGGGGTGGGGGACTCGGTCCTGTCCCGGATCACCGACGTCTTCTTCGCCATCCCGGTCGTCCTCGGCGGCCTGGTGCTGCTGTCCGTGGTGACCAGCAGCTCCGTGTGGCCCGTCATCGGGTTCATGGTGCTGCTCGGCTGGCCGCAGCTCTCCCGGATCGCCCGCGGTTCGGTCATCACCGCCAAGCAGAACGACTACGTCCAGGCCGCGCGGGCGCTCGGCGCCTCCAACTCCCGCCTGGTGCTCCGCCACATCGCGCCCAACGCCGTCGCCCCGGTCATCGTCGTGGCGACCATCGCGCTCGGTACGTACATCTCGCTGGAGGCGACCCTGTCCTACCTCGGCGTCGGGCTGAAGCCGCCCAGCGTCTCCTGGGGCATCGACATCTCCGCCGCCTCGCCCTACATCCGCAACGCCCCGCACGCGCTGCTGTGGCCCTCCGGCGCCCTCGCGATCACCGTCCTGGCGTTCATCATGCTCGGCGACGCGGTGCGCGACGCCCTCGACCCGAAGCTGAGGTGA
- a CDS encoding ABC transporter ATP-binding protein, translating to MTIIDDIVESPAPRGSGEAGGPLLDVRDLHVEFHTRDGVAKAVNGVNYSVDAGETLAVLGESGSGKSVTAQAIMGILDMPPGRIPQGEIMFRGQDMLKMSEEQRRRIRGRKIAMIFQDALSSLNPVLSVGYQLGEMYRVHEGLSKKAAKAKAIEMMDRVKIPAAAARVNDYPHQFSGGMRQRIMIAMALALEPDLIIADEPTTALDVTVQAQVMDLLAELQREYQMGLILITHDLGVVADVADKIAVMYAGRIVERAPVRELYKNPGHPYTKGLLESIPRLDQKGQELYAIKGLPPNLTSIPSGCAFNPRCPMAQDICRTDVPPLHPMSAPDGTELVGRGSACHFWKETLHG from the coding sequence GTGACCATCATTGATGACATAGTCGAAAGCCCCGCGCCGCGCGGCTCCGGAGAGGCGGGCGGCCCGCTGCTCGATGTCCGTGACCTGCACGTGGAGTTCCACACGCGGGACGGCGTCGCCAAGGCCGTCAACGGTGTCAACTACTCCGTGGACGCGGGCGAGACGCTCGCCGTGCTCGGCGAGTCCGGCTCCGGCAAGTCGGTGACCGCACAAGCGATCATGGGCATCCTCGACATGCCGCCCGGGCGCATCCCGCAGGGCGAGATCATGTTCCGCGGCCAGGACATGCTGAAGATGTCCGAGGAGCAGCGGCGCCGGATCCGTGGCCGGAAGATCGCGATGATCTTCCAGGACGCGCTGTCCTCCCTCAACCCCGTGCTCTCGGTGGGCTACCAGCTCGGCGAGATGTACCGGGTGCACGAGGGCCTGTCCAAGAAGGCCGCCAAGGCCAAGGCGATCGAGATGATGGACCGGGTGAAGATCCCGGCCGCCGCGGCGCGGGTGAACGACTACCCGCACCAGTTCTCCGGCGGTATGCGCCAGCGCATCATGATCGCCATGGCACTGGCCCTGGAGCCGGACCTGATCATCGCGGACGAGCCCACCACCGCGCTCGACGTGACCGTTCAGGCCCAGGTGATGGACCTGCTGGCGGAGTTGCAGCGCGAGTACCAGATGGGACTCATCCTCATCACGCACGATCTCGGCGTGGTCGCCGACGTCGCGGACAAGATCGCGGTGATGTACGCGGGACGTATCGTCGAGCGGGCTCCGGTCCGCGAGTTGTACAAGAACCCGGGCCACCCGTACACCAAGGGTCTGCTGGAGTCGATCCCGCGCCTGGACCAGAAGGGCCAGGAGCTGTACGCGATCAAGGGACTGCCTCCGAACCTGACGAGCATCCCCAGCGGTTGTGCGTTCAACCCCCGCTGCCCCATGGCGCAGGACATCTGCCGTACGGATGTTCCGCCGCTGCACCCGATGTCCGCGCCGGACGGCACCGAACTGGTCGGCCGCGGCTCGGCGTGCCACTTCTGGAAGGAGACGCTCCATGGCTGA
- a CDS encoding peptide ABC transporter substrate-binding protein, translating to MRGATHARWAVCAVAVALAATACGGGDGGSGETGAVLSASWGDPQNPLEPSNTNEVQGGKVLDMIFRGLKRYDPETGEAQDMLADSIETKDSRNFTVRVKNGWTFSNGEKVTAQSFVDAWNYGASLKNNQRNAYFFGYIEGYDETHPEKGEQTADTLSGLKVTDELTFTIALTQKFSTFPDTLGYAAFAPLPQAFFDDHDAWVAKPVGNGPYTVDTYTKGSQMSLRAWADYPGNDKARNGGVDLKVYTDNNTAYTDLLAGNLDLVDDVPASQLKNVKSDLGDRYLNTPAGIIQTLAFPFYDKAWNKTGSEKVRKGLSMAINRDQITETLFVKTRTPATDWTSPVLGKDGGFQDGLCGDACEYRPDEAKKLIQEGGGLPGGKVTITYNADTGSHKDWVDAVCNSINNALDNERACAGNPVGTFADFRNQITQQKMSGPFRAGWQMDYPLIQNFLQPLYYTNASSNDGKWSNNDFDEFVDRANQETDTAKAVGLFQQAEEVVRDNMAAIPLWYQNGSAGWSERLSDVKLNPFSVPVYDQIKVS from the coding sequence ATGCGCGGAGCCACGCACGCCAGATGGGCCGTATGCGCGGTGGCGGTCGCTCTCGCGGCGACGGCCTGCGGAGGCGGGGACGGCGGCAGCGGTGAGACCGGCGCGGTGCTGAGTGCCTCCTGGGGCGATCCGCAGAACCCGCTGGAACCGTCCAACACCAACGAAGTGCAGGGCGGCAAGGTCCTCGACATGATCTTCCGGGGTCTCAAGCGCTACGACCCGGAGACCGGCGAGGCCCAGGACATGCTCGCCGACTCCATCGAGACCAAGGACTCGCGGAACTTCACCGTCAGGGTCAAGAACGGCTGGACCTTCTCCAACGGCGAGAAGGTCACCGCCCAGTCCTTCGTCGACGCCTGGAACTACGGCGCGAGCCTGAAGAACAACCAGCGCAACGCCTACTTCTTCGGCTACATCGAGGGCTACGACGAGACCCACCCCGAGAAGGGCGAACAGACCGCCGACACGCTCTCCGGGCTCAAGGTCACCGACGAACTGACCTTCACCATCGCGCTCACCCAGAAGTTCTCGACCTTCCCCGACACCCTCGGCTACGCCGCCTTCGCCCCGCTGCCCCAGGCCTTCTTCGACGACCACGACGCCTGGGTCGCCAAGCCGGTCGGCAACGGCCCGTACACCGTCGACACGTACACCAAGGGCTCGCAGATGTCCCTGCGGGCGTGGGCGGACTATCCGGGCAACGACAAGGCGCGGAACGGCGGCGTCGACCTGAAGGTCTACACCGACAACAACACCGCCTACACCGACCTCCTCGCCGGCAACCTCGACCTGGTCGACGACGTCCCCGCCTCCCAGCTGAAGAACGTCAAGAGCGACCTGGGCGACCGTTACCTCAACACCCCCGCCGGCATCATCCAGACCCTCGCCTTCCCCTTCTACGACAAGGCCTGGAACAAGACCGGCTCGGAGAAGGTCCGCAAGGGCCTGTCCATGGCGATCAACCGGGACCAGATCACCGAGACCCTCTTCGTGAAGACCCGCACCCCCGCCACCGACTGGACCTCCCCGGTCCTCGGCAAGGACGGCGGCTTCCAGGACGGGCTGTGCGGCGACGCCTGCGAGTACCGGCCCGACGAGGCCAAGAAGCTCATCCAGGAGGGCGGCGGCCTGCCCGGCGGCAAGGTCACCATCACCTACAACGCGGACACCGGCTCCCACAAGGACTGGGTCGACGCGGTCTGCAACTCCATCAACAACGCGCTGGACAACGAGCGCGCCTGCGCCGGCAACCCGGTCGGTACCTTCGCCGACTTCCGCAACCAGATCACCCAGCAGAAGATGAGCGGCCCGTTCCGCGCCGGCTGGCAGATGGACTACCCGCTCATCCAGAACTTCCTCCAGCCGCTCTACTACACCAACGCCTCCTCCAACGACGGCAAGTGGTCCAACAACGACTTCGACGAGTTCGTCGACCGGGCCAACCAGGAGACCGACACCGCCAAGGCCGTCGGCCTGTTCCAGCAGGCCGAGGAGGTCGTCCGCGACAACATGGCCGCCATCCCGCTGTGGTACCAGAACGGCAGCGCGGGCTGGTCCGAGCGGCTGTCCGACGTGAAGCTCAACCCCTTCAGCGTCCCCGTGTACGACCAGATCAAGGTGAGCTGA